From the Apus apus isolate bApuApu2 chromosome 4, bApuApu2.pri.cur, whole genome shotgun sequence genome, one window contains:
- the GSTO1 gene encoding glutathione S-transferase omega-1 — MAGDHSRSLGKGSAAPGPVPEGVIRLYSMRFCPFAQRTRLVLRAKGISHEIININLKNKPDWFFEKNPFGLVPVLETSKGQLVYESPITCEYLDEAFPGKKLMPSDPYERALQKMLLENFSKITPIVFKCVVAAKDGQDTTALKAEIVEKLGKLEEILSKRNTVFYGGDSISMFDYMIWPWFERLEPFQLKDCLSHTPKLQRWMEAMKEDPAVKATMTDPQTFKNYLQLYLKNSPEACDYGL, encoded by the exons ATGGCGGGCGATCACTCCCGCAGCCTGGGCAAAG gCAGCGCGGCCCCGGGGCCGGTGCCCGAGGGGGTGATCCGGCTGTACAGCATGCGGTTCTGCCCCTTCGCCCAGAGGACGCGGCTGGTCCTCCGCGCCAAGGGCATCAG CCATGAAATAATCAACATCAACCTGAAGAACAAACCTGACTGGTTCTTTGAGAAGAACCCCTTTGGGTTGGTTCCTGTTCTGGAGACCAGCAAGGGCCAGCTGGTCTATGAGTCCCCAATCACTTGCGAATATTTGGATGAAGCGTTTCCAGGGAAGAAGTTGATGCCTTCGGATCCATATGAGCGAGCCCTTCAGAAGATGCTCTTGGAAAACTTCTCAAAG ATAACACCCATAGTTTTCAAGTGTGTTGTGGCAGCCAAAGATGGACAGGATACCACGGCCCTGAAAGCAGAGATTGTTGAAAAGCTTGGCAAACTTGAAGAG ATTCTGTCCAAACGCAACACCGTGTTTTATGGTGGGGACTCAATCTCCATGTTTGACTACATGATCTGGCCATGGTTTGAACGTCTGGAACCATTCCAGCTGAAGGA CTGTTTGAGTCACACCCCAAAGCTCCAGCGCTGGATGGAGGCCATGAAGGAGGACCCTGCTGTCAAGGCTACAATGACTGACCCACAGACATTCAAAAATTACCTCCAACTCTATTTGAAGAACAGCCCTGAAGCATGTGATTATGGGCTCTGA